In Candidatus Hydrogenedentota bacterium, a single genomic region encodes these proteins:
- a CDS encoding prepilin-type N-terminal cleavage/methylation domain-containing protein, producing MELLLVIGIIAILAALLFPALNAATAKANESKCMSNARQWGTAATLYVADHDGAFPNQGSAPGSGFADPTPGTNVLAWYNSLPPYVGSPAASNLWIIRKMPRPRDKSIFICPAAKLEPTITSDRDYYGNYAQNQWLEAGNRPAGSGYSRYLRMSQVAKPASFVVMTEQSSGIGVNGQLGYKYGQTHVVYMGYPTSGDGFRHNSKANITFADGHAAGFAKSAIYFAGMADTDNSGGIQWNPDNSKLDYP from the coding sequence ATGGAACTGCTCCTGGTCATCGGCATCATCGCCATTCTCGCCGCCCTTCTCTTCCCCGCCCTGAACGCAGCGACGGCCAAGGCCAATGAATCCAAATGCATGAGCAACGCCCGGCAGTGGGGCACGGCTGCGACGCTCTATGTCGCGGATCACGACGGTGCGTTTCCAAATCAGGGGTCGGCGCCCGGTTCCGGTTTTGCGGATCCCACCCCCGGCACGAATGTCCTGGCGTGGTACAATTCGCTTCCGCCGTATGTTGGCAGTCCCGCCGCCAGCAACCTGTGGATCATCCGCAAGATGCCGCGCCCGCGCGACAAGTCGATCTTCATCTGCCCGGCCGCCAAGCTGGAACCGACGATTACGAGCGATCGCGATTACTACGGCAACTACGCGCAGAACCAGTGGCTGGAGGCAGGCAACCGCCCGGCGGGCAGCGGATATTCTAGATACTTGCGCATGAGTCAGGTTGCCAAGCCCGCGTCGTTCGTCGTCATGACCGAGCAATCCAGCGGAATTGGAGTGAACGGTCAGCTGGGCTATAAATACGGCCAGACCCACGTGGTCTACATGGGTTATCCCACATCGGGCGACGGGTTCCGCCACAACAGCAAGGCCAACATCACCTTCGCGGATGGACACGCGGCGGGTTTCGCAAAGTCGGCGATCTACTTTGCAGGCATGGCTGACACCGACAACAGTGGAGGCATCCAATGGAACCCAGACAACTCGAAGCTCGACTACCCGTGA
- a CDS encoding type II secretion system protein GspG — MNSGSRFQVPSFKQAFTLIELLVVVTIIGILVGIVLGVSGLATMKSDRARAIVDLTKIKNALEEHRIAYGNYPVSLTADDSASWITNLWIKPQAGGKEPFITAKFLTNSTMAGRFLDPWGNDYRYLHRGSSPYADQSNSKFGYDLWSIGPNAASNSDDIANWRGDF, encoded by the coding sequence ATGAACTCAGGTTCCAGGTTTCAAGTTCCAAGTTTCAAGCAGGCCTTCACGCTGATTGAACTCCTCGTCGTCGTCACGATCATCGGCATCCTGGTCGGCATCGTGCTCGGCGTGTCGGGGCTTGCAACGATGAAGAGTGACCGTGCGCGCGCTATAGTTGACCTGACGAAGATCAAGAACGCGTTAGAAGAACACCGAATAGCGTACGGCAACTATCCAGTGAGCCTAACCGCAGACGATAGCGCTTCGTGGATAACCAACCTCTGGATCAAACCACAAGCTGGTGGCAAAGAGCCATTCATCACCGCCAAGTTCCTGACCAATTCGACCATGGCAGGCAGATTCCTTGATCCGTGGGGCAATGACTATAGATATCTTCACCGCGGATCCTCTCCGTATGCCGATCAGAGCAACTCCAAGTTCGGTTACGATCTCTGGTCTATTGGCCCGAATGCGGCATCCAATTCCGACGATATTGCGAATTGGCGTGGCGACTTCTAG
- a CDS encoding type II secretion system GspH family protein, producing the protein MKVSGNKAVAEESVRPSWLFFSRGFTLIELLVVIAIIGVLAAILMPALNSALTKAEKARAQTELTQIVAAIKAYYGDYGRMPVAVADDGAPDKTYGAKNKPNKQKVIMDNLRAKDNVGNPKGTVFLDVPKDSMIGTDKDGGSYVEADGYYLDPWGNPYVLSVDANFDGSAFLSGLDSPPAPSASMTVTSFLAVAISYGPDPGSTKSFLTSWGKN; encoded by the coding sequence ATGAAAGTTTCTGGAAACAAGGCAGTTGCAGAAGAATCTGTCAGGCCGAGCTGGTTGTTTTTCAGTCGCGGTTTCACCTTGATCGAGCTTCTCGTGGTCATTGCAATTATTGGGGTGTTAGCGGCGATTCTCATGCCTGCCCTGAACTCAGCACTTACCAAAGCGGAGAAGGCAAGGGCGCAGACGGAGTTGACGCAGATTGTCGCGGCGATCAAGGCGTACTATGGTGACTACGGACGAATGCCTGTGGCAGTTGCGGACGATGGAGCACCTGATAAGACGTATGGAGCCAAGAATAAGCCAAACAAGCAGAAGGTCATCATGGACAACCTTCGTGCCAAGGACAATGTTGGGAATCCCAAGGGCACAGTCTTTCTCGATGTTCCGAAAGATTCGATGATCGGTACGGACAAGGATGGCGGTTCGTACGTGGAGGCCGACGGATACTATTTGGATCCATGGGGAAATCCATACGTACTCAGCGTGGACGCGAATTTTGACGGCTCTGCTTTTTTGTCCGGGCTTGATAGTCCGCCGGCCCCGTCTGCGAGCATGACCGTGACCAGTTTTCTGGCCGTCGCGATATCCTACGGTCCCGATCCCGGCTCCACGAAATCGTTCCTGACCTCGTGGGGGAAGAATTGA
- a CDS encoding type II secretion system GspH family protein, which produces MERNPDAENRNSGFRLQVSRRRPVGYGRQAGLPRRSSSPCEEAKTGFTLVELLVTIGIIAILASILLPALTAAARKGEITRARMDMSQIVSAIKSYNREYGIWPVPTSNGYQDRTFGDRNNPQGAEYTMNVVMDILRAIPRAPGNVNGTNNVRKIVFLEIPPKSMEGTDKDGDTYKEDDGYYLDPWGNPYVITMDTEFDGEIGVCCLGGNAYTDIVNLSPSKDATFPDLGVGVMSYGPEPDKPGSLLYSWGAK; this is translated from the coding sequence ATGGAGCGAAATCCGGATGCCGAAAACCGAAACTCAGGTTTCCGGCTTCAGGTGTCCCGCCGTCGCCCGGTGGGCTACGGCCGGCAGGCAGGCTTGCCGCGGCGGAGCTCTTCGCCTTGCGAGGAAGCGAAGACGGGTTTCACTTTGGTCGAGCTCCTCGTCACTATAGGCATCATTGCCATTCTCGCATCGATTTTGCTCCCTGCTTTGACCGCAGCCGCGCGCAAAGGCGAAATAACCCGGGCGCGGATGGATATGTCGCAAATCGTCTCTGCAATCAAAAGCTACAATCGCGAGTACGGGATTTGGCCGGTTCCAACAAGTAACGGCTATCAGGACCGAACCTTTGGGGATAGGAACAATCCCCAAGGCGCGGAGTATACGATGAATGTTGTTATGGATATCCTGCGCGCGATCCCCAGGGCACCCGGAAATGTGAATGGAACAAATAACGTGAGGAAGATTGTTTTTCTCGAAATCCCGCCGAAGTCGATGGAAGGCACCGACAAGGATGGCGACACCTACAAGGAAGATGACGGATATTATCTCGATCCGTGGGGGAATCCCTACGTCATTACGATGGACACCGAGTTTGACGGAGAAATAGGTGTTTGTTGCCTTGGAGGAAATGCCTATACGGACATCGTTAATCTTTCCCCCAGCAAAGATGCAACCTTCCCTGATCTTGGGGTGGGAGTGATGTCTTATGGGCCCGAACCGGATAAGCCGGGATCGCTTCTCTACTCGTGGGGGGCGAAATGA
- a CDS encoding prepilin-type N-terminal cleavage/methylation domain-containing protein has product MIPVKRGFTLIEMLVVIGILAILIGILLPAIRSVMEKAERVQAKADAQRIVKGWKAYRNQYGRWPSATDESSTGSIMSSNFVRILNARYYQTGLTGPDATPDNPMAIQFVEISGNSIDTRWNFVDPWGTPYRVSFDANFDGRTSNSLYTVYDNVISWSAGPDTNSATAADNIKSWE; this is encoded by the coding sequence ATGATTCCGGTCAAGAGAGGATTTACGCTCATCGAGATGCTTGTTGTGATTGGCATCTTGGCAATTCTCATCGGGATCCTGCTGCCGGCAATCAGGTCGGTCATGGAGAAGGCTGAGCGCGTGCAGGCGAAGGCAGATGCACAACGGATTGTGAAAGGATGGAAAGCGTATCGGAACCAGTACGGACGCTGGCCGTCTGCTACGGACGAGTCGTCAACCGGGTCCATCATGTCATCGAATTTTGTCCGAATTCTCAATGCGCGTTACTACCAGACGGGTCTCACGGGGCCGGATGCGACGCCCGATAATCCCATGGCCATTCAGTTCGTTGAAATCAGCGGCAATTCCATCGATACACGCTGGAACTTTGTCGATCCTTGGGGGACGCCCTACAGGGTTTCGTTTGACGCGAATTTCGACGGCAGGACTTCAAACAGCTTGTACACCGTATATGACAACGTGATTTCTTGGTCGGCAGGGCCAGACACGAACTCTGCAACCGCGGCAGACAACATCAAGAGCTGGGAATGA
- a CDS encoding GspH/FimT family pseudopilin, with protein sequence MRISMGKRAGRNRQQCWGFTLLELLVVIGIMALLLAVGIPAFESFSKRSLNSASPGLMSTLRLARQHAITHRRYVWVVFPDAGPSQGGVLSYQGSEVEHALRSYAVIEGDENNLPNEYITDWKYLPQGIYFDAQLPASSSIFNSYNAATVNYPFPDSQSPKNHNIPAIEFRPNGRAYTIDSFGSTWNPGNTAHIYLIAGIVNINTSVGALASAPIKVSTNNALVRVFGATGQMDYYERQ encoded by the coding sequence ATGAGAATCTCGATGGGGAAGCGAGCAGGAAGAAACCGTCAACAGTGCTGGGGGTTTACCCTGCTTGAGTTGCTGGTCGTAATCGGCATCATGGCTCTGTTGCTTGCCGTAGGCATACCGGCGTTCGAGTCCTTCTCAAAGCGCAGCCTGAACTCTGCGAGCCCCGGGCTCATGAGCACGTTAAGGCTGGCGAGGCAACATGCAATAACCCACCGCAGGTATGTGTGGGTAGTATTTCCCGACGCGGGCCCTTCGCAGGGAGGCGTGCTTTCGTACCAGGGTAGCGAAGTCGAGCACGCACTCAGATCGTACGCGGTTATCGAAGGCGATGAGAACAATCTGCCCAATGAGTACATAACCGATTGGAAATACTTGCCTCAGGGCATCTACTTTGACGCGCAACTACCGGCCTCAAGCAGTATCTTCAACAGCTACAATGCTGCGACCGTCAATTACCCGTTTCCCGATTCCCAGTCTCCCAAGAACCACAATATTCCTGCTATCGAGTTCCGGCCGAATGGTCGTGCATATACGATTGACTCATTTGGCTCAACTTGGAATCCCGGTAACACGGCGCACATTTACCTGATCGCTGGCATAGTGAACATAAACACAAGCGTAGGAGCACTTGCATCAGCACCTATCAAGGTATCCACGAACAACGCCTTGGTTCGAGTATTTGGAGCGACCGGGCAAATGGATTATTATGAGAGACAGTGA
- a CDS encoding type II secretion system GspH family protein, with the protein MNRRHHSRGFTLIEVLSAMAVLSILMLALLKLFNEATDAVKKGNNTILRSGVARSALDEVVRAIEGAVVDNKLACAMRGNFVDNDFDALYLVTTSGDPNDGRAYQLVWYFVSSDTTKGYTTYRLMRSKTNFDIAVANGVDPFTPAWKQWWRDNTKLNNMDGSPDMIADNIVRFDCYVHDLNGNNIAQGSPPRYDSSQVSAGGYPADKPFGYIDVYIQVASEDTMKRASYLRAAGNNAGLKRLLDQESNILIRRGIPLTGSTEMFHPLAN; encoded by the coding sequence ATGAATCGCCGTCATCACAGCCGTGGTTTCACACTTATCGAAGTCCTGTCCGCGATGGCCGTCCTCTCGATACTCATGCTGGCATTGCTGAAGCTATTCAATGAAGCGACCGATGCGGTAAAGAAGGGGAATAACACAATTCTTCGAAGTGGTGTCGCCCGGAGCGCCCTCGACGAAGTCGTGCGCGCCATCGAGGGCGCTGTTGTCGACAATAAATTGGCGTGTGCCATGAGGGGGAACTTCGTCGACAATGATTTTGACGCACTCTACTTGGTTACAACGTCTGGTGACCCAAACGACGGCCGCGCCTACCAACTTGTTTGGTATTTTGTCAGTAGCGACACGACCAAAGGATACACGACATATAGGCTTATGCGGTCCAAGACCAACTTTGATATTGCAGTGGCAAATGGGGTTGACCCATTTACGCCCGCATGGAAGCAGTGGTGGCGAGACAACACAAAGCTAAACAACATGGACGGGTCGCCGGATATGATCGCAGACAACATTGTGCGATTCGATTGCTACGTGCACGACCTGAATGGCAATAACATTGCTCAGGGATCGCCTCCCCGCTACGACAGCTCCCAAGTAAGTGCGGGGGGATATCCCGCGGATAAACCTTTTGGCTATATCGACGTCTATATCCAGGTCGCCTCTGAGGACACGATGAAGCGCGCCAGCTATCTTCGAGCTGCAGGCAATAATGCCGGTCTAAAACGACTCTTGGATCAGGAGTCAAATATCC